The window ATGGCCGGAGAGGCCGCTCATGGTCCACGCCTGGAGCATGGTGGGCGGTGCGATGGCGTCCGGTCCCGAGTACGCCGGGTTGGTGTCGCCCATGGCCTCGCACCAGTGCCGGATCATGGGCGCGTTGACGGGATCCTTGCCCGCGCGCGCCACAGCGGCGCGCTGGCCCTCGTAGACCTTCAGCCGCGTCCCGAACTCGTCGCTCGCTTCCGCCTCATGGCTCACCACGGGCTCGTAGCTCACCGTCGCCCCCTCGTCCTCATCGCCCCACGGCGCATCGCACTGACACTTCTGGTACACCGCGACCGCCGATCCGGTTCCCACGAGTTTTTGGGACCTTCACGAGGCGCCAGGCCCAGAGCCCGGACCGCAGACCGCAGACCGCCATATCTCAGGCCGCCATATCTCAGGCCCCAGGCCCCGGATCTCAGAGCCCAGGCTCCAGGCCCCAAGCCCCGGATCTCAGGCCCCACGAAGGTTTCTGACTGTCCGTCAGATACGACCCACTGTCAAGGCCGCAGCAGGCCGACGAAGGTCACCGGGAGGCCGCAGAAAAGCCAGGAGAAACACGGAAAACGCCTGCGTGGCGGCACCGAAGTACCGCCACGCAGACGCGTTGCACCCCACAGCACACCCCACAGATCCGAGAGGGCCGGCGCCTGAGCACCGGGGCGCAGGCCCCCTCAGCTCACCACCAGATCGGAGTGAAGTTGACGGACGTGTTGTCGTTGCCCTGATTGACGGCCGTGAACGCGGAGCCGTTGACCTGGGCCGTGTTGCTCTGGTTCGAGGCACCGGAGCCGGTCGCCTGCTGCTGTGTGGTGGACGAGGTGCCGTAGTTGTCGCCGCCGACCCCGCTGCCGATGAGGCCCTGGGCGGCGTTCGTGACGGCCGCGCTGGATCCGTCGTCCGCGAAGGCGCCGTTGTCCGCCGTCGCGACGCCGGTGAACAGTGCGGCGGCGAGCGGGAGTGCGGAGATGGCTGCGATGACGCGGGCGGTACGGATGCTTGCCATGTTGTTCCTCCAGAACAGGTGCGCCCAGGCTCCCCGCCGGACGCATAGGTAGTGCATGAAGTACTGCTCGTTCCAAGGCAGTTGGCCGACCGCCCTGGAGCTGTGCACGACGTCGCGAGATCAGAGTTGCCCACCGAATCCCCGGCGAACCACCCCGGAAGCCCCTATTCGCCCTGAAGCGTGATGACATGTCGATAAACCCCTTTCGCCACTTCTAGCCTTCAAGTCGGGGAAGTACGGACAGCGCACCTCAAGCCCCACAAGGGACGAAAGGTTCCAGCAACTTGTGGCCAACCTCCACCGCCCGGCGGGTCGCCCGCCAGGCCACCCCCTCCCCCCTTTCCTTTTTCGAACATTCGTACGAACATGGAGGCATGGCCACCACCGACCGGCAGGCCACGACGCTGGCCCTCGCACACGCCCTGTCAGCCGCCGAACGCGGACTGGCCGTCATCCCCCTGTCCCGGACGAAGCTCCCGGCCCTGCGCTCCCCGCACCGCGACGACCCCGGCCCCGCGCCCTGCCACGGCGAGTGCGGCCGCTTCGGGCACGGGGTCTACGACGCCTCCACCGACCCCGCCCGCATCCGCGAACTCTTCGCGGCCGCCCCCTGGGCCACGGGCTACGGCATCGCGTGCGGCCTGCCCCCACACCACCTGATCGGCATCGACCTCGACACCAAATCCGGTACGGACTCCTCGGCCGCCCTGCGCGAACTGGCGCTGCGCCACCTGTTCACGATCCCGCCCACGGTGGTCGTCCTGACCCCCAGCGGCGGCCGCCACCTCTGGCTGACCGGCCCGCCCCACGTCGTCGTCCCCAACTCGGCGGGCCGCCTCGCGCCCGGCATCGACATCCGCGGCGCCGGCGGCTACCTCGTCGGCCCCGGCTCCCGCACCGACCACGGCGTCTACAGCACCGCCCCCGGCACCTCCCACATCGCCCCCGCGCCCTGTCCGCGCGCCCTCCTGCGCCTTCTGCTCCCTCCGCCCCGCACACACCACCCCACGCCCCCCTCGGCCGGCGGCCACGGGCAGGGACTCGTCCAGTTCGTGCTCGCCGCGCACGAGGGCCAGCGCAACACCCGCCTGTTCTGGGCTGCCTGCCGTGCCTACGAGGACGGCATCGGCCCCGCCCTCGTCGACCCTCTGGTCGAGGCGGCACTCAACACCGGCCTGACCGAACGCGAGGCCCGCGCGACGATCGCGTCGGCCGCGCGGATGACGGGGCACCGGCCCTGACCGGACATCCGGGGTCCGCAGCCGTCTGCCCGGGCTCCGGGGCCCGCAGACACCTGACGGGCTCCGGGATCCGCAGGCGTCTGCCCCGGATCCCGGGGCTCGCAGGCGCCTGACAGGCCTTGAAATTCACGGGAGCTCGATGCACCACCGCCCTAGAGTGCCGACCATGTCGCTGACCCGCGTCGTCCTCACGTCCGGCCGCTCGCTCGATCTCTCCGAGCTGCAGCTCTCCTCGACGTACGGCGGAATGCTGGAGGGCTACCCGTGCAAGCCGGTCAACGACATGAAGATCAAGGGACTCCTCCGCACCGC of the Streptomyces sp. T12 genome contains:
- a CDS encoding bifunctional DNA primase/polymerase encodes the protein MATTDRQATTLALAHALSAAERGLAVIPLSRTKLPALRSPHRDDPGPAPCHGECGRFGHGVYDASTDPARIRELFAAAPWATGYGIACGLPPHHLIGIDLDTKSGTDSSAALRELALRHLFTIPPTVVVLTPSGGRHLWLTGPPHVVVPNSAGRLAPGIDIRGAGGYLVGPGSRTDHGVYSTAPGTSHIAPAPCPRALLRLLLPPPRTHHPTPPSAGGHGQGLVQFVLAAHEGQRNTRLFWAACRAYEDGIGPALVDPLVEAALNTGLTEREARATIASAARMTGHRP